The Planococcus versutus genome contains a region encoding:
- a CDS encoding right-handed parallel beta-helix repeat-containing protein — translation MTARVGGFVFLVLLAIAGFSYYLLSTESQTQENGTESEQESYNKNLEKSEDKTAELQKSIDETPAGGTLEIPAGVYQVSKNPELKAVTEYGDSYFALKISKPITVIMEEAVFQTDTDDDYGVFWVNETEDVHLKGGFLMGERLPEDGTLISHIGILFLYTNNSSIENTYLKNFSQGVHLNHADYNMILKVTSEFNYGSGIISYDSDQNVIDSCVVRNSGDGHVSLYGGGEDNHVVNCMVTEDRKGFDDQQGITVEGEKGSLIENNTVSGFYYGIDVKNASESNVIESNIAFNNEYNIAVRGGDGGNNLQLPSYDTRILNNLAVDPRGDSSNGIFVDAGEGHVVIGNTLNFNNLIMPEKELAIYESQNYFVEEDKE, via the coding sequence ATGACTGCAAGAGTGGGTGGATTTGTTTTTCTCGTACTTCTAGCAATTGCTGGATTTAGTTATTACTTGTTATCGACTGAAAGTCAAACGCAAGAAAATGGAACTGAAAGTGAACAAGAAAGTTATAACAAGAATTTAGAAAAATCAGAGGATAAAACAGCTGAACTTCAAAAGTCTATTGATGAAACGCCAGCAGGAGGCACTTTGGAAATTCCAGCCGGTGTTTATCAAGTCAGCAAAAACCCAGAGTTGAAAGCAGTCACTGAATACGGCGACAGCTATTTTGCTTTAAAGATTTCAAAGCCCATTACGGTTATAATGGAAGAAGCGGTATTTCAAACAGATACAGACGATGATTATGGTGTGTTTTGGGTCAATGAAACAGAAGATGTTCACTTAAAAGGTGGATTTTTAATGGGAGAACGGTTGCCAGAAGACGGTACATTAATTTCTCATATCGGCATTTTGTTTTTGTACACAAACAATAGTTCGATCGAAAACACATACTTAAAAAATTTTTCGCAAGGTGTGCATCTCAATCATGCTGACTACAACATGATTCTAAAAGTCACATCTGAATTTAATTATGGATCGGGAATTATCAGTTATGACTCGGATCAAAATGTGATTGATTCGTGCGTTGTCCGAAATTCAGGAGATGGGCATGTCTCTTTATACGGTGGAGGCGAAGACAACCATGTCGTCAATTGTATGGTGACAGAAGATCGCAAAGGATTTGACGACCAGCAAGGTATTACTGTTGAAGGCGAAAAAGGAAGTTTGATTGAAAACAATACAGTAAGTGGATTTTATTACGGAATCGATGTGAAAAATGCATCAGAATCGAATGTTATCGAGTCAAACATCGCGTTTAACAATGAATACAATATTGCTGTAAGAGGCGGCGACGGCGGCAACAATCTCCAGTTGCCAAGCTATGATACGCGCATTCTAAATAATCTAGCTGTCGATCCACGGGGCGATTCATCTAATGGGATTTTTGTTGATGCGGGTGAAGGACATGTCGTAATTGGCAATACGCTAAATTTTAATAACTTAATCATGCCCGAAAAAGAGTTAGCTATTTATGAAAGTCAAAATTATTTTGTTGAAGAAGACAAGGAGTGA
- the galE gene encoding UDP-glucose 4-epimerase GalE — translation MAILVCGGAGYIGSHTVKELVNTYDVVVLDNLTTGFEKLIDSKATFVKGDLGDQVVLDEIFTTYKIDAVFHFAANSLVGESVEKPLTYYRNNVGATLVLLEKMIEHGVKRFIFSSTAATYGIPNTDIITEETATHPINPYGRSKQMIEQILADMAHVYDFHYIVLRYFNAAGAHESGEIGESHDPESHLIPIVLQHLLGQRKKISVFGTDYETADGTCVRDYIHVTDLARAHILSYEGMADGRVANNVYNLGNGAGYSVNEIIRTCERLSGKQATIDYAPRRAGDPAILVASSQKINEEIGWKPDFDLTAIIASAWKWHSK, via the coding sequence ATGGCAATTTTAGTTTGCGGAGGCGCAGGGTATATTGGCAGTCATACCGTAAAAGAATTAGTGAATACATACGACGTGGTTGTATTAGATAATTTGACAACAGGCTTTGAAAAGCTGATTGACAGCAAAGCGACATTTGTAAAAGGAGACCTTGGCGATCAAGTAGTGTTAGATGAGATTTTCACAACATATAAAATTGATGCTGTGTTTCACTTTGCGGCAAATAGCTTAGTGGGAGAGTCTGTCGAAAAACCATTAACGTATTACCGCAACAATGTAGGAGCAACGCTGGTATTGCTTGAGAAAATGATCGAACACGGCGTAAAACGTTTTATCTTTTCTTCAACAGCGGCAACGTACGGCATACCAAACACAGACATCATCACAGAAGAAACCGCGACCCATCCAATCAATCCGTACGGCCGTTCCAAACAAATGATCGAGCAGATTTTAGCGGATATGGCACACGTTTATGACTTCCACTATATTGTATTGCGTTACTTTAACGCAGCAGGCGCACACGAGTCTGGCGAAATTGGTGAAAGCCACGATCCAGAATCGCACTTAATCCCAATTGTGTTGCAACATCTTCTAGGACAGCGCAAGAAAATTTCGGTATTTGGCACAGATTATGAAACAGCTGATGGCACATGTGTGCGTGATTACATTCACGTGACGGATTTAGCGCGTGCGCATATTTTGTCATATGAAGGAATGGCTGACGGGCGTGTTGCAAATAACGTGTATAATTTAGGAAACGGAGCGGGGTATTCGGTTAATGAAATCATTCGAACTTGTGAGCGCTTATCCGGCAAGCAAGCGACGATTGACTATGCACCGAGGCGCGCAGGTGACCCAGCTATACTCGTTGCTTCTTCTCAAAAAATTAATGAAGAGATAGGCTGGAAGCCAGACTTTGATTTAACGGCTATTATAGCGAGTGCGTGGAAATGGCATTCAAAATAA
- a CDS encoding glycosyltransferase family 2 protein, translating into MILNPMVSIVCTSYNHGDYLADAIDSFLMQKTDFEIEILLYDDASTDHGPQVIKQYASDYPSLIKPIYETQNQYSQGVRVELFNHNRAKGKYIAVCEGDDYWTDPYKLQKQVDYMEAHPACSMTVHAADRVYSDKKKVLSTVRPEKEDIILPIERVIEGGGDLVATNSMVYSKEKVAVLPPFYLNAVVGDYPLAILAALHGTVNYLDENMSAYRVGVPGSWTNRELATSEKRVKHYQDMERMFDEINAYTHYKYTDSLTKAKLGYEFSLLLEEGRFNEAKHGEYRTIYLELSIKKRMIMEFKRCFPRITESIRKIKWKMIH; encoded by the coding sequence ATGATATTAAATCCAATGGTCAGCATTGTCTGCACTAGCTACAATCATGGAGATTACCTAGCAGATGCTATCGACAGTTTCTTGATGCAAAAAACAGATTTTGAAATTGAAATTCTACTGTACGACGATGCCTCTACAGACCACGGTCCTCAAGTAATCAAACAGTATGCAAGTGACTATCCTTCGCTGATCAAACCAATTTATGAAACCCAAAATCAGTACTCACAAGGTGTGCGTGTTGAATTATTTAACCACAACCGTGCTAAAGGAAAATATATTGCTGTTTGTGAAGGCGACGATTATTGGACAGATCCTTATAAATTGCAAAAACAAGTAGATTATATGGAAGCTCATCCTGCTTGTAGCATGACTGTTCATGCGGCTGATCGAGTGTATTCGGATAAAAAGAAAGTACTTTCTACGGTAAGGCCAGAGAAAGAAGACATTATTTTGCCAATTGAACGCGTGATCGAAGGAGGGGGCGACTTGGTTGCGACCAATTCTATGGTTTACTCAAAAGAAAAAGTCGCTGTTTTGCCTCCCTTTTATTTGAATGCAGTAGTAGGTGATTACCCATTAGCTATTTTGGCTGCACTGCATGGTACGGTTAACTATTTAGATGAAAACATGTCAGCTTATCGCGTAGGGGTTCCGGGCTCTTGGACAAACCGCGAATTGGCGACAAGTGAAAAGCGTGTCAAACATTATCAAGATATGGAGCGCATGTTCGATGAAATCAACGCGTATACACATTATAAATACACCGATTCATTAACAAAAGCAAAGCTCGGTTATGAGTTTTCCTTGTTATTAGAAGAAGGAAGATTTAATGAGGCTAAACATGGAGAATACCGCACGATTTATTTAGAACTCAGTATTAAAAAGCGAATGATTATGGAATTTAAGCGATGCTTCCCAAGAATTACTGAAAGTATTCGGAAAATAAAATGGAAAATGATTCATTAA
- a CDS encoding right-handed parallel beta-helix repeat-containing protein — protein MIYKKFRNMLLYMLGICGLVAVLIMGQHSFFAEEKNGAKTQFGAKGDGVTDDTKAIQRAIDETPIGGELHIPPGIYKLSKNPNLKASTGYGDSYFALKISKPITIRMDQAIFKTESAGEYGVFWIMATADVHLKGGFLMGDTLPETGSLVSHIAILLQGSQESLIEDVYTKNYSQGIHLHHANNNVIRNVTSEFNYGSGIINFASDYNTIESCVVRNSGDGHLSLFGGGKHNLVKGCMVTEDRPGYTDQQGITVESEKESKIEKNVVSGFYYGIDIKNGAESTVIKGNLVYNNEYNIAVRPGDGGENLMAPSHAISILNNLAVNPRDSSERGIYINIGDEHIVQGNTVEENQLILRDKELRNRYLKENFMVSDTK, from the coding sequence ATGATCTACAAGAAATTTAGAAATATGCTGCTATACATGCTGGGGATATGTGGACTGGTTGCTGTTTTGATCATGGGACAACATTCTTTCTTCGCAGAAGAGAAGAATGGTGCAAAAACACAATTCGGAGCAAAGGGTGATGGCGTGACAGATGATACGAAAGCAATTCAACGAGCTATTGACGAAACGCCAATAGGTGGAGAACTACACATACCACCAGGTATCTACAAATTATCCAAAAATCCTAATTTAAAAGCCAGTACGGGATACGGTGACAGTTATTTTGCTTTGAAGATCTCCAAACCTATTACCATCCGTATGGATCAGGCGATTTTTAAAACAGAATCAGCTGGTGAATACGGAGTTTTTTGGATTATGGCAACAGCAGATGTCCATCTCAAAGGCGGTTTTTTAATGGGAGACACACTGCCAGAAACGGGATCGCTAGTTTCTCATATTGCTATTTTACTTCAAGGTAGCCAAGAAAGTCTGATTGAAGACGTTTATACAAAAAACTATTCACAAGGCATTCATTTGCACCACGCCAACAACAATGTTATTCGAAATGTAACGAGTGAATTTAATTATGGTTCTGGTATTATTAATTTTGCATCGGACTATAACACAATTGAATCTTGCGTGGTCAGAAATTCAGGAGATGGTCATCTTTCTTTATTTGGTGGAGGCAAACACAATCTAGTAAAAGGCTGTATGGTGACTGAAGATCGTCCGGGCTATACTGACCAGCAAGGAATTACAGTTGAAAGTGAAAAAGAAAGCAAGATTGAAAAAAATGTAGTTAGCGGCTTTTATTATGGCATCGATATCAAGAATGGAGCAGAATCTACTGTTATTAAAGGCAATCTGGTTTATAACAATGAATACAATATTGCAGTGAGACCGGGAGATGGAGGGGAAAACTTGATGGCTCCGAGTCATGCTATTAGTATCTTAAACAATCTTGCAGTAAATCCGCGCGACAGTTCAGAAAGAGGCATTTATATTAATATTGGAGATGAGCACATTGTCCAAGGAAATACCGTTGAGGAAAACCAGCTGATTCTGCGTGATAAAGAGTTGAGGAATAGATATTTAAAAGAAAACTTTATGGTTTCTGATACAAAGTAA
- a CDS encoding lipopolysaccharide biosynthesis protein, which translates to MKQENSLKKKTISGLLWSFGDMIGNQGIQFIIQIILARLLTPADFGLIGMILVFVALSNSLVDSGFTQALIRDQKANQTDYSTVFYFNLVVSIFIYGILFFSAPLISNFFDQSQLKSIIRVLTLGVIINAFSIIPRAMFTKEVNFKVQAKVNVAASVLSGIVAVAMAFVGFGVWSLVVRMLALNLVQALLLVFTRRWMPSLAFSMASFKRLFGFGWKLLVSGLIDTTYNNIYYLIIGKQYSAGALGYYTNASKFSDVATQSLTATIQRVTYPVLSGIQDQEERLKRSFKKVIKLSGFLIFPLMVGLAAVAEPLVFLIFGEKWMTMVPYFQLLCIASMLYPIHALNLNILQVKGRSDLFLYLEIIKTIIPTILIVVVIWMDWGITLLVATIVLDSHLSLFINIYFSGREIAYGIKEQVLDLLPIYMISLGMGAIVYGVGAVVPFAELLTLLLQVGIGAVLYITVSKLLKIEEFATVYELLLPLIKKSKR; encoded by the coding sequence ATGAAACAAGAAAACTCATTAAAGAAAAAAACAATCAGTGGACTGCTTTGGAGTTTTGGAGACATGATAGGCAATCAAGGCATTCAGTTTATTATCCAAATTATTTTAGCACGACTATTGACTCCTGCTGATTTTGGACTGATTGGAATGATTTTGGTGTTTGTGGCGCTGTCGAATTCACTTGTTGATAGTGGCTTTACGCAAGCATTAATTCGTGATCAAAAAGCCAATCAAACGGATTACTCAACAGTCTTCTATTTTAACTTAGTAGTTTCCATTTTTATTTACGGTATTCTGTTCTTTTCAGCACCTCTCATCAGCAATTTCTTTGATCAGTCTCAATTAAAGTCTATTATTCGAGTGCTGACATTAGGTGTCATCATCAATGCATTCTCGATTATTCCAAGAGCGATGTTTACTAAAGAAGTAAATTTCAAGGTCCAAGCAAAGGTCAATGTAGCAGCAAGTGTTTTGTCAGGAATAGTTGCTGTCGCTATGGCATTCGTGGGATTTGGCGTATGGAGCCTTGTGGTTCGCATGTTGGCATTAAATTTAGTGCAAGCATTATTGCTAGTGTTCACTAGAAGATGGATGCCTTCACTCGCTTTTAGCATGGCATCTTTCAAGCGGCTGTTTGGATTTGGCTGGAAGCTCCTAGTCTCAGGATTAATAGATACAACCTATAACAATATATATTACTTAATTATCGGTAAGCAGTATTCGGCTGGTGCACTCGGCTACTATACCAATGCTTCTAAATTTAGTGATGTAGCGACACAATCTTTAACGGCGACCATTCAGCGAGTGACCTACCCCGTATTGAGCGGTATTCAAGACCAAGAAGAACGACTAAAACGAAGCTTTAAAAAAGTCATTAAGCTTTCGGGATTCTTGATCTTTCCACTGATGGTTGGGTTAGCAGCAGTTGCAGAGCCATTAGTTTTCCTGATTTTCGGAGAAAAATGGATGACTATGGTGCCTTATTTTCAGCTTTTGTGCATTGCGAGCATGTTGTACCCTATTCATGCGTTAAACTTGAATATTTTGCAAGTTAAAGGACGTTCTGATTTATTTCTTTATTTAGAAATTATTAAAACCATCATTCCAACAATCTTAATAGTGGTTGTGATATGGATGGATTGGGGAATTACGCTGCTAGTAGCTACAATAGTGCTGGATTCGCATTTATCTTTATTTATTAATATTTATTTTTCAGGACGTGAAATAGCATACGGCATTAAAGAACAAGTGCTGGATTTATTGCCAATCTACATGATTTCGTTAGGAATGGGAGCGATTGTTTATGGTGTAGGTGCGGTCGTTCCGTTCGCAGAGCTTTTAACGTTACTTCTACAGGTTGGAATTGGTGCAGTGCTCTACATCACGGTATCTAAATTATTGAAAATTGAAGAATTTGCTACTGTTTACGAGCTATTATTGCCACTGATTAAAAAAAGTAAGCGTTGA
- a CDS encoding glycosyltransferase family 2 protein, with protein MTNEILVSIECNAYNHEEFIAEALDSLLMQKTNFAYEILVHDDASTDRTADIIKSYEQKYPDIVKPIYQTINQYSQNISFELSNMARAEGKYIAICEGDDYWTDSEKLQRQVDYMETHPECSMCVHAAEKVSAVTKKRVDVIRPSHKDKIFSVEEVIEGGGALFATNSILYSREKMPEMPAYYMNATIGDYPLAICGALSGTFYYMDRPMAAYRVEVKGSWTDTNLNDISAKQKHLQDVANLLDEVNVFTNFKYDQVIKRTKKRDSFYVLLKQLKIKETLKKGYRQFYAKPEFFKRIFKRIII; from the coding sequence ATGACGAACGAGATACTAGTGAGTATTGAATGCAATGCTTACAATCATGAAGAATTTATAGCGGAAGCATTGGATAGCCTGCTGATGCAGAAAACGAATTTTGCCTATGAAATTTTAGTGCATGACGATGCATCTACTGACCGAACTGCTGATATTATCAAAAGCTATGAACAAAAATACCCGGATATCGTTAAACCAATTTATCAAACCATCAATCAATATTCACAAAACATCTCTTTTGAATTGTCCAATATGGCGCGTGCAGAAGGTAAGTATATTGCCATTTGCGAAGGTGATGATTATTGGACTGACTCAGAAAAACTACAAAGACAAGTCGACTATATGGAGACACATCCAGAATGTAGCATGTGCGTGCATGCAGCAGAAAAGGTCTCTGCAGTAACTAAAAAAAGAGTGGATGTTATTCGTCCAAGTCATAAAGACAAAATTTTTTCTGTGGAAGAAGTGATTGAAGGTGGAGGGGCACTGTTTGCCACCAATTCAATTTTGTATTCCCGTGAAAAAATGCCCGAAATGCCAGCGTATTATATGAATGCTACAATTGGTGACTACCCGCTAGCAATTTGTGGAGCGCTGAGTGGAACGTTTTATTACATGGATCGACCTATGGCTGCATACCGAGTAGAAGTCAAAGGGTCTTGGACAGATACCAACTTGAATGACATTTCCGCAAAGCAAAAACACCTTCAAGATGTTGCAAACTTGCTCGATGAAGTAAATGTCTTTACGAATTTTAAGTATGATCAAGTGATTAAACGTACTAAAAAGCGAGACAGTTTTTACGTCTTACTCAAGCAATTAAAAATTAAAGAAACCTTGAAAAAAGGATATCGACAGTTTTATGCAAAGCCTGAATTTTTTAAGCGGATCTTTAAACGAATCATCATTTGA
- a CDS encoding GNAT family N-acetyltransferase gives MRDLFFIKDYAELYEEIEGGNCEVFEFEHPTGSVYHQFIKREIPIPLEGGPYFDLMTPYGYGGPVITKLVEEARKDELVSHFCKAFKDYCQKHNIVSEFVRFHPLACNAKDFNSCYTVHFRRNTTGITLKGFEDPVQEEFSSSTRKRIRKALRDGVTYRITRNPTDLNHFQDIYTKTMERVGAEDFYFFDDVYFSKMMDNLGEQIILVEAIFDSQVIGAELHFHSGSVIHTHLSGTVEGDINHLSPVYVMTYAIVMWAKENGVEYIHSGGGVHPGHDDSLYLFKKRFGKNTEFDYYVGSRVWDKAMYDQLNRVTNADSENELFPAYRWS, from the coding sequence TTGAGAGATTTATTTTTTATAAAAGATTATGCCGAGCTATACGAAGAAATAGAAGGTGGAAACTGTGAAGTTTTTGAATTCGAACATCCCACTGGGTCGGTTTATCATCAATTTATTAAAAGAGAAATCCCTATCCCTTTAGAAGGTGGTCCTTATTTTGACTTGATGACGCCTTACGGTTACGGAGGTCCTGTCATTACAAAACTAGTGGAAGAAGCACGTAAAGATGAATTGGTTAGCCATTTTTGCAAAGCATTTAAGGATTATTGTCAGAAACACAACATCGTCAGTGAATTTGTTCGATTTCATCCACTTGCTTGTAATGCTAAAGACTTCAATTCCTGCTACACCGTTCATTTTAGGCGAAATACCACAGGCATCACGTTAAAAGGCTTTGAAGATCCAGTGCAAGAAGAATTTTCAAGTTCGACACGCAAGCGCATTCGGAAAGCATTAAGAGACGGTGTAACTTACCGCATCACCAGAAATCCAACAGACTTAAATCACTTTCAAGACATCTACACAAAAACAATGGAACGAGTCGGTGCCGAAGACTTTTATTTCTTCGACGATGTCTATTTCTCAAAAATGATGGATAATTTAGGTGAACAAATTATATTGGTCGAAGCTATCTTCGATTCCCAAGTGATTGGTGCAGAGTTGCATTTTCACTCAGGCTCCGTTATCCATACACACTTATCAGGCACTGTAGAAGGTGATATTAATCATTTGTCTCCTGTTTACGTCATGACTTACGCCATTGTCATGTGGGCCAAAGAAAATGGCGTGGAATATATCCATTCAGGTGGCGGGGTTCATCCTGGTCACGATGACTCCCTGTATTTATTTAAAAAGAGGTTTGGTAAAAACACAGAGTTTGATTATTATGTTGGCAGTAGAGTGTGGGATAAAGCTATGTATGACCAATTAAATCGAGTGACAAATGCCGATTCAGAAAACGAGCTTTTCCCTGCTTATCGCTGGTCATAA
- a CDS encoding lipopolysaccharide biosynthesis protein, which translates to MEPQPSLKKKTIGGLVWSFGDLIGNQGIQFVIQIVLARMLLPEHFGLIGMILVFIALSNSIVDSGFTQALIREKNASQTDYSTVFYFNFFISVLIYISLFFAAPAISRFFDEPQLVSIVRVLTIGIIINSFAIIPKAMFAKEVNFKAQAKINLSSSLLSGGFAIGLALTGFGVWSLVFRQLSMNAIQSLLFTLSKKWMPSLEFSFSSFGRLFGFGWKLLVSGLIDTFYTNVYFLIIGKQYSTKQLGFYTNASRFSEIVSQNLAATILRVTYPVLSSIQDEHERLAQSYKSITKLAAFLIFPVMVGMAAVGEPLVLLVFGDKWANMILYFQLLSIAGMMYPILALDLSIFQVKGRSDLYLKLEIINKVSLTILLVLAIVFDLGVIGLIGAAILNTYIEFFVNSHFSKQVIPYPAREKLNDLLPVYVLSFLMGGVVWTFGSLLDTNLLIQLLLQVTVGSVFYVVTCRLANIKELKTVYGLIKPLLKKIN; encoded by the coding sequence ATGGAACCACAACCTTCTTTAAAAAAGAAAACAATCGGCGGTCTGGTATGGAGCTTTGGTGATTTGATAGGCAATCAAGGCATCCAGTTTGTCATTCAAATTGTATTAGCACGCATGCTGTTGCCAGAACATTTTGGATTGATTGGCATGATTTTGGTATTTATCGCATTGTCGAATTCAATTGTCGACAGTGGATTTACGCAAGCGTTGATCCGTGAAAAAAATGCGAGTCAGACAGATTATTCAACGGTCTTTTACTTTAACTTCTTTATTTCTGTTTTAATTTATATAAGTTTATTCTTTGCAGCTCCTGCAATTAGTAGATTTTTCGATGAGCCTCAACTGGTGTCTATAGTCCGTGTATTGACGATCGGAATCATCATCAACTCTTTTGCTATCATCCCCAAAGCCATGTTTGCCAAGGAAGTAAATTTCAAAGCACAAGCTAAAATCAATTTGAGTTCCAGTCTTTTATCCGGAGGTTTTGCTATTGGGTTAGCGTTAACGGGATTTGGGGTTTGGAGTTTGGTGTTCCGACAGTTGTCGATGAACGCCATTCAATCGCTGTTATTTACGTTATCAAAAAAATGGATGCCTTCGTTAGAGTTTAGCTTTTCTTCATTTGGTCGACTGTTTGGATTTGGCTGGAAGCTTCTCGTATCAGGGTTGATTGATACGTTTTATACAAATGTGTATTTCTTAATCATTGGCAAGCAGTATTCTACAAAACAACTGGGTTTTTACACAAATGCTTCGCGGTTTAGTGAAATTGTCTCTCAAAATTTAGCCGCTACGATATTGCGGGTAACATACCCTGTGCTTAGCAGCATTCAAGATGAACATGAACGGTTAGCACAATCGTATAAAAGCATTACAAAACTTGCAGCTTTTCTAATTTTTCCCGTAATGGTTGGAATGGCAGCTGTAGGAGAACCGTTAGTCCTATTGGTGTTTGGAGATAAGTGGGCAAACATGATTTTGTATTTTCAGCTATTATCGATCGCAGGGATGATGTACCCCATTTTGGCATTGGATTTGAGCATTTTTCAAGTAAAAGGACGTTCCGACTTGTATTTGAAACTAGAAATTATCAATAAAGTCTCGTTAACCATCTTACTTGTTTTAGCTATTGTATTTGATTTGGGAGTTATTGGATTGATTGGCGCAGCCATTTTAAATACCTATATCGAGTTTTTCGTTAACAGTCATTTCTCAAAACAAGTAATACCTTATCCAGCTAGAGAAAAACTGAACGATTTGTTGCCGGTATATGTGCTGTCGTTTTTGATGGGTGGAGTAGTATGGACGTTTGGTTCGCTACTAGATACAAATTTGCTTATTCAACTGCTTTTACAAGTTACTGTAGGAAGTGTGTTTTATGTTGTGACGTGTCGCCTTGCGAACATCAAAGAACTAAAAACAGTTTATGGGCTAATCAAGCCGCTATTGAAAAAAATCAACTAA
- a CDS encoding GNAT family N-acetyltransferase, with protein MNDIYFEPNYGRLYEQIEHGTCEVFDFEHLHGKISYIFIKRPIPVEINGETYYDITTPYGYGGPRLVECEQKNKVEVVQAFEQAFERYCQEENIVSEFVRFHPLFTNAQDFQSGYELTFRRHTTGTNLKDFENPVKSEFSKSKQKSIKKALAAGVEFRVRENPADLEEFKYLYYSTMKRRNADSVYYFNDQYFDKLLETFGPNIVLVEVLYEEKVIAIGLNLAYGKFVHIHLSGTLEEYHYLSSAFVMRYALVMWGTEHAMELIHEGGGVTGNADDPLYLFKKQFGKNTEFDYYVSNKIQNSKIYDLLCEKMDVDKEGFSFPAYRSAVLVTAKK; from the coding sequence GTGAACGATATTTATTTTGAACCCAACTATGGTCGTTTATACGAACAAATCGAGCATGGCACATGCGAGGTTTTTGACTTTGAGCATCTGCACGGCAAAATCAGCTACATATTTATTAAAAGGCCAATCCCAGTAGAAATCAATGGAGAAACGTATTATGACATAACAACGCCTTATGGCTACGGAGGACCGCGTCTAGTAGAATGTGAGCAAAAGAATAAAGTCGAAGTAGTTCAAGCGTTTGAGCAGGCGTTTGAAAGATACTGTCAAGAAGAAAACATCGTAAGTGAGTTTGTTCGTTTTCATCCATTATTTACAAACGCTCAAGACTTTCAAAGTGGCTATGAGTTAACATTCCGCCGTCACACAACAGGAACAAACTTAAAAGACTTTGAAAATCCAGTTAAATCAGAGTTTTCAAAGTCTAAGCAAAAAAGCATCAAAAAAGCGTTAGCTGCAGGTGTGGAATTTCGTGTGCGGGAAAATCCGGCTGATTTAGAAGAGTTTAAATACTTGTATTATTCCACAATGAAAAGAAGAAATGCAGATTCAGTTTATTATTTTAATGATCAGTACTTTGATAAGTTATTGGAAACGTTTGGTCCGAACATCGTGTTGGTAGAGGTTCTTTATGAAGAAAAAGTAATTGCTATCGGCTTAAATTTAGCTTATGGGAAATTTGTTCATATTCATTTATCAGGGACGTTAGAAGAATATCATTATTTGTCCTCTGCATTTGTGATGCGATATGCATTGGTGATGTGGGGAACTGAACACGCGATGGAGCTTATCCATGAAGGTGGCGGAGTGACGGGGAATGCTGATGATCCTTTGTATTTATTTAAAAAACAATTCGGTAAAAATACAGAATTCGATTACTACGTCAGCAATAAAATTCAAAACTCTAAAATTTACGATTTGCTATGCGAGAAAATGGATGTGGACAAAGAGGGATTTTCGTTTCCAGCTTATCGTTCAGCCGTTCTTGTAACAGCCAAAAAATGA
- a CDS encoding VanZ family protein, whose amino-acid sequence MIAYKRMSWIAVFAWMAVIFYLSHQPGSASSNLSSGIVAGLLDFINQLAPEIDLDVEVFHTFIRKNAHFIAYFILSLVSLNAWTSSGFRGGARVLLSLATTVLFAITDEIHQLFIDGRSGEVRDVLIDSAGASLGVLLYLVFGKALHWSKKADNSRKR is encoded by the coding sequence ATGATTGCTTATAAGCGCATGTCATGGATAGCTGTTTTTGCTTGGATGGCTGTTATTTTTTATTTGTCACATCAACCGGGATCAGCTTCAAGTAATTTAAGTTCAGGTATTGTCGCGGGTTTACTAGACTTTATCAACCAACTCGCGCCAGAAATCGATTTGGATGTGGAAGTCTTTCATACATTTATTCGAAAAAATGCACATTTTATTGCTTACTTTATATTGAGTTTAGTAAGTTTGAATGCGTGGACAAGCAGTGGCTTTCGCGGTGGAGCACGTGTGCTTTTAAGTCTCGCTACAACAGTCTTGTTTGCTATAACAGATGAAATTCACCAATTATTTATTGACGGACGAAGCGGCGAAGTGAGAGACGTATTAATTGATAGTGCCGGAGCAAGTTTAGGTGTTTTGCTGTATCTTGTATTTGGTAAAGCATTGCATTGGTCGAAAAAAGCAGATAATAGCCGTAAAAGATGA